The DNA window GAATTCCAAAAGTTCTCCAACAGGCTGAGGATAACAGGGAGAATCGTAGCTGGAGTGGAAGATTCCGGCTACCATACAATAAGCATAACTCCGGGAAAGGAGCTGACGATAATAAAGAGCTGGAAAAAGGAGCAGCTCGAAAGGCTTAGGTATGCGGTTGAAGCTTCAGAAAAGCCAGAGGTTGTAATCGTCACGATCGAGGAAGGAGAAGCAGTGATAGGAGTGCTAAGACAATGGGGGGTTGATGAGGTTGCAGAGATCAGAAAAGGTTACGCTAAAGATTTGCAAAGTTTGAGGGGTGAGTTTTTTTCAGAGGTCTACTCGGCTTTAAAAAACCTGAACTTCGAGTATCTTGTTATAGCTGGACCGGGATTCACCAAGGAAGACTTTGCAGAGTTTTTGAAGGAGAAAGACAAGGAGATAGGAGAAAAAATCGTGCTCTGCGACACCTCCTCAATCGGCGTGAGAGGGTTCGTTGAGGTTTTAAAAAGAGGGGTCATCGACAGAATCGCTGGTGAGATCAGACTTTCGAAGGAAGCGGAGCTTCTCGAAAAGTTGATGGAGGAAATTTCTAAAGATGGTTTGGCGGTTTACGGACTGGAGGAGGTTAAAAAAGCCAAGGACTACGGAGCTATAGATACACTCCTAATCGCAGACGAGTTTTTGATTGAGGAGCGAGAGAAGTGGGACGTTGACGAGTTTTTGAGGGAAGTTGAAAGCATGGGTGGAAAGATAGTAGTCTTTTCTTCCGAGTTCGAGCCAGGAAAAAGGTTGATGGCTCTTGGGGGAGTTGCCGCTCTTTTAAGGTTTAAAGTTGATTGAGGAAAAGTCAAGTATTGATAATTAAAATTTTTTCCACAAAACCTATAGCTGTTTTTGGATTTTAATGTCGATTCCGGCTATAGGACACGAAGCTTTCTTCGAAAAAATGATTCCACGCTTGGAAGAAGACATGATAATTAGCCTTTTCCAGCCAACTACGGTTCACTTATGCTGAGGAAGATGCTTGGAGAAAGAGAGGAGGTTGTTAAAATTATCGTTGGAGGGTGATAACCGCTCCCTACGGAACAAGGTTAATAGAGCCGGGAAAAGTTGACTGCATGATAAGAGCCTACAAGCTCAGAGGAGACACTTTACAGTCTTCTGACTGGAAAGAATTTTAAAAAAAGCAGAAAGATTTGCCAATACTGGCAACTGCAAAAATTGAGCAGACTGATACTGTCTTAGGTGTTGGACTCGAAAATCAGAATCCCGTCGTTCACGTTCCGGGATCTATTCTAAACGTTGGAGCGATGGAAGTTTCCCAGAGAGAGGATGTGCTCGGGGTTAAGAAAGGAGAGTGGTCCCTCTACAAACACGGAATGAGTCCGGCAGTCGTGAGGGTTATCGAGAAGTATTACGAGGAAGTAAAAAAGATCGCAAAAGCTATCGGAATCAGCCTGATCGAATATTCCAAGGAGCAGTTCTACCACAAACACACGATAATGAAGGAGAGTTTCATAGCTCCATTCTACGAAGCTTCACCGATAATGGGGATAAAGGGTCCGCTAAGCGTGGAAGACCGATATTTCACGGAAGATATTCCAGTTGGAGCCTTAACAGCTTGGAGGCTTGCCAAAAAATTTGGAGTAAGTGTACCAACGATAGAATCGCTTATTCGCCTCGGCTCCATAATATGTCAGAGAGACTTCTTCAAAGAAGGAAGGAGACTTGAAGATTACGGAATAGAAGGCATGACAAGAAGCGAACTTTTAAGCTACCTTAAGGGTGCTTGAAGCCAAAATTTTTGAAGATCTACACTTGACAAAAATTTTTTAAAAACTTAATGAAAGATAATTACAGTCTTCAGGGAGGTGAAGCTGTGAAAACTCTTAACATATTAGTGATCTTCTCAGTGCTGCTGGCAACATTTACTTTTGGATGCGCAGAGGAGAAGGAGAAGGAGCCGATAAAAATAGGCGTTCTCGCTCCTTTAACCGGAGCACCCGCAAGAGCTGGAAATGCTATGGCGAACGCTGCTAAAATGGCTGAAGAAGACATAAACAAGAAAGGGGGTTTGTTAGGAAGACCAGTTAAGATAATCGTTTACGACACGGAGGACAAGCCAGAAACGGGGAAACTTGTAGCTGAGAGGGCAATTCTCCAGGACAAGGTCGTTGCTTTGGCTGGAATTTTCAGGAGCGAGGTTGCAATGGTAGTTGCTGAGGTGGCAGCGGATAACAAAATACCGCTCATCGTGAGTACAGCCCAAACTCCAGCCTATGCGAAGCTCGTTGAAAAGGATTACAACAGGTACAAGTACCTCTTCCGATCGACAACCAACGCAACCATCCTCGGAAACCAGCTTACAAACTTTATAATGGACTATTTGGCTCCGAAGTACGGTGTTAAAAAGATCGCTTTTCTGACGGAAGACGTTCTCTGGGCAAGGGGACTGACTAAAATAGAGACTGAAAGGTTAAAAGCGAGAGGATTCGAAGTTAAAAGCTGGCTTGTTCCATTAGGAGTTACAGAGCTTCCAGAAATGAAAGAAATGGAAGAATGGGGAGCTGACGTCATCTTCCCGGTGTTCTCCTCCGATAACGGATACCTCGTCACTAAGACGTGGCACGATTTGAAGATAAACGCAATACTCCTCGGAGTTAACAATCCGATAGCAAGTCCAGAGGCTTGGGAGAAGACTGAAGGAAGATGCGAATACGAAACCACCGCTTTTGCAAGCGTTGTCATAAAGTATCCGGTCACCGACGAAGTCGTGACGTGGACAGAAAGGTACGTCAGCAAGTATGGAGTCGAGGGAATAAATCAGGCAGCAGATGTCTATGAGTCTTTGCAAGTTTTGTTCCAAGCTATAGAGAAGGCTGGAACAACCGATGCTGACAAACTCGTTGAAGTTCTTGAGAACAACGAG is part of the Ferroglobus placidus DSM 10642 genome and encodes:
- a CDS encoding mRNA surveillance protein pelota → MKVLEEVKRGRQLELKLVPESVEDLWHLKYILEKGDIVFSLTKRVSESSDKLRSDKEKVTVRIGIEVEKVEFQKFSNRLRITGRIVAGVEDSGYHTISITPGKELTIIKSWKKEQLERLRYAVEASEKPEVVIVTIEEGEAVIGVLRQWGVDEVAEIRKGYAKDLQSLRGEFFSEVYSALKNLNFEYLVIAGPGFTKEDFAEFLKEKDKEIGEKIVLCDTSSIGVRGFVEVLKRGVIDRIAGEIRLSKEAELLEKLMEEISKDGLAVYGLEEVKKAKDYGAIDTLLIADEFLIEEREKWDVDEFLREVESMGGKIVVFSSEFEPGKRLMALGGVAALLRFKVD
- a CDS encoding NAD/NADP octopine/nopaline dehydrogenase family protein, which gives rise to MPILATAKIEQTDTVLGVGLENQNPVVHVPGSILNVGAMEVSQREDVLGVKKGEWSLYKHGMSPAVVRVIEKYYEEVKKIAKAIGISLIEYSKEQFYHKHTIMKESFIAPFYEASPIMGIKGPLSVEDRYFTEDIPVGALTAWRLAKKFGVSVPTIESLIRLGSIICQRDFFKEGRRLEDYGIEGMTRSELLSYLKGA
- a CDS encoding ABC transporter substrate-binding protein codes for the protein MKTLNILVIFSVLLATFTFGCAEEKEKEPIKIGVLAPLTGAPARAGNAMANAAKMAEEDINKKGGLLGRPVKIIVYDTEDKPETGKLVAERAILQDKVVALAGIFRSEVAMVVAEVAADNKIPLIVSTAQTPAYAKLVEKDYNRYKYLFRSTTNATILGNQLTNFIMDYLAPKYGVKKIAFLTEDVLWARGLTKIETERLKARGFEVKSWLVPLGVTELPEMKEMEEWGADVIFPVFSSDNGYLVTKTWHDLKINAILLGVNNPIASPEAWEKTEGRCEYETTAFASVVIKYPVTDEVVTWTERYVSKYGVEGINQAADVYESLQVLFQAIEKAGTTDADKLVEVLENNEFEVLRGKIKFSKKNHDHMAWLGPPYKIESPLGGPIGQWQLVNGEPKVVVVWPEGIGNPDDWKMPPWVKIE